In Nicotiana tabacum cultivar K326 chromosome 19, ASM71507v2, whole genome shotgun sequence, one DNA window encodes the following:
- the LOC107791639 gene encoding F-box protein SKIP23 isoform X2, protein MAEWSQLPRELVDLISKYLSFEIDFLRFRSVCSSWRSSVPPKPYPNTPSRFPILPNNGIAENSWGFKLTKTPLYLISPPKQTTSSDDNHGGWILKLDRENPQRMRLLNPLSRSQFKPLPSNFPKNLDPSQYPILELGQEYTLQFIKYRPRANSIADAGNLYMEKVAVRLEEDGFLLLTIHVSGKLVMYRSGDTKWSIVDDSSLPYDDVILKDGNFYAVDNTGKGVLVKLSDGSAPELTIVGQSVFGGDKKFLVESCGELLMVDKYLSIGPEDDLGYNENVEFYEEFDCYMSERTVRFKVYKLDGEMQRWVEVTDLEDRILFVGDNCTFSALVSEVDCGCKGNCILFTDQFFCSTEDDGGMWKNHGIGVFSLDNGSIGPISSYNGYAELFWPPPSWICSPQPIDAELNELKI, encoded by the exons ATGGCTGAATGGTCTCAACTCCCTCGAGAACTCGTAGACCTCATCTCCAAATACCTCTCTTTCGAAATCGATTTCCTCCGTTTCCGTTCCGTTTGCTCTTCCTGGCGTTCCTCCGTTCCTCCTAAACCCTACCCGAATACCCCTTCTCGTTTCCCCATTCTCCCTAATAACGGCATCGCTGAAAACAGCTGGGGTTTTAAACTTACCAAAACACCCCTCTACCTTATCAGTCCCCCCAAACAAACGACGTCGTCTGATGATAACCACGGTGGATGGATCCTTAAACTGGATAGGGAAAATCCTCAACGTATGCGTTTGCTTAACCCTCTTTCTAGATCCCAATTCAAACCTCTTCCTTCCAATTTCCCTAAAAATTTGGATCCCTCGCAATACCCAATTCTTGAATTAGGCCAGGAGTATACTCTTCAGTTTATTAAGTACCGACCTAGGGCTAATTCAATTGCGGATGCGGGGAATCTTTACATGGAAAAAGTTGCTGTTCGTTTGGAAGAAGATGGGTTTTTGTTACTGACAATTCATGTTTCTGGGAAATTGGTGATGTATAGATCTGGTGATACGAAGTGGTCGATTGTTGATGACTCATCATTACCGTACGATGATGTTATTCTTAAAGATGGGAACTTTTATGCTGTTGATAATACTGGGAAGGGAGTGCTTGTTAAGTTGAGTGATGGGTCAGCGCCGGAATTGACCATTGTTGGTCAGTCTGTGTTTGGTGGGGATAAGAAGTTTCTTGTGGAGTCGTGCGGGGAATTGTTGATGGTTGATAAGTATTTGAGTATTGGTCCAGAAGATGATCTTGGATATAATGAGAATGTGGAGTTTTACGAGGAATTTGATTGTTACATGAGTGAAAGGACAGTTAGGTTTAAAGTTTATAAGCTGGATGGAGAGATGCAGAGGTGGGTTGAGGTTACTGATTTGGAAGATAGGATACTGTTTGTGGGGGATAATTGTACGTTTTCTGCATTAGTTTCTGAGGTTGATTGTGGGTGTAAAGGGAACTGTATACTGTTCACCGATCAGTTTTTTTGTAGCACGGAAGATGATGGAGGAATGTGGAAGAATCACGGGATAGGTGTGTTTAGTTTGGATAATGGCAGCATTGGTCCAATTAGTAGTTACAATGGCTATGCTGAGTTGTTTTGGCCTCCTCCTTCTTGGATTTGTTCTCCTCAGCCTATTGAT GCTGAGCTGAATGAGCTGAAAATCTAA
- the LOC107791639 gene encoding F-box protein SKIP23 isoform X1: MAEWSQLPRELVDLISKYLSFEIDFLRFRSVCSSWRSSVPPKPYPNTPSRFPILPNNGIAENSWGFKLTKTPLYLISPPKQTTSSDDNHGGWILKLDRENPQRMRLLNPLSRSQFKPLPSNFPKNLDPSQYPILELGQEYTLQFIKYRPRANSIADAGNLYMEKVAVRLEEDGFLLLTIHVSGKLVMYRSGDTKWSIVDDSSLPYDDVILKDGNFYAVDNTGKGVLVKLSDGSAPELTIVGQSVFGGDKKFLVESCGELLMVDKYLSIGPEDDLGYNENVEFYEEFDCYMSERTVRFKVYKLDGEMQRWVEVTDLEDRILFVGDNCTFSALVSEVDCGCKGNCILFTDQFFCSTEDDGGMWKNHGIGVFSLDNGSIGPISSYNGYAELFWPPPSWICSPQPIDVSGVAVVSVSG, from the exons ATGGCTGAATGGTCTCAACTCCCTCGAGAACTCGTAGACCTCATCTCCAAATACCTCTCTTTCGAAATCGATTTCCTCCGTTTCCGTTCCGTTTGCTCTTCCTGGCGTTCCTCCGTTCCTCCTAAACCCTACCCGAATACCCCTTCTCGTTTCCCCATTCTCCCTAATAACGGCATCGCTGAAAACAGCTGGGGTTTTAAACTTACCAAAACACCCCTCTACCTTATCAGTCCCCCCAAACAAACGACGTCGTCTGATGATAACCACGGTGGATGGATCCTTAAACTGGATAGGGAAAATCCTCAACGTATGCGTTTGCTTAACCCTCTTTCTAGATCCCAATTCAAACCTCTTCCTTCCAATTTCCCTAAAAATTTGGATCCCTCGCAATACCCAATTCTTGAATTAGGCCAGGAGTATACTCTTCAGTTTATTAAGTACCGACCTAGGGCTAATTCAATTGCGGATGCGGGGAATCTTTACATGGAAAAAGTTGCTGTTCGTTTGGAAGAAGATGGGTTTTTGTTACTGACAATTCATGTTTCTGGGAAATTGGTGATGTATAGATCTGGTGATACGAAGTGGTCGATTGTTGATGACTCATCATTACCGTACGATGATGTTATTCTTAAAGATGGGAACTTTTATGCTGTTGATAATACTGGGAAGGGAGTGCTTGTTAAGTTGAGTGATGGGTCAGCGCCGGAATTGACCATTGTTGGTCAGTCTGTGTTTGGTGGGGATAAGAAGTTTCTTGTGGAGTCGTGCGGGGAATTGTTGATGGTTGATAAGTATTTGAGTATTGGTCCAGAAGATGATCTTGGATATAATGAGAATGTGGAGTTTTACGAGGAATTTGATTGTTACATGAGTGAAAGGACAGTTAGGTTTAAAGTTTATAAGCTGGATGGAGAGATGCAGAGGTGGGTTGAGGTTACTGATTTGGAAGATAGGATACTGTTTGTGGGGGATAATTGTACGTTTTCTGCATTAGTTTCTGAGGTTGATTGTGGGTGTAAAGGGAACTGTATACTGTTCACCGATCAGTTTTTTTGTAGCACGGAAGATGATGGAGGAATGTGGAAGAATCACGGGATAGGTGTGTTTAGTTTGGATAATGGCAGCATTGGTCCAATTAGTAGTTACAATGGCTATGCTGAGTTGTTTTGGCCTCCTCCTTCTTGGATTTGTTCTCCTCAGCCTATTGATGTAAGTGGTGTTGCTGTTGTTTCTGTTTCAG GCTGA